TTGCCGGGCCAGACCCGTCCCACGTTGGACGAGCCGATGGAGCCCACGGCCCGGTGCATCAGGGAGACGCCGTGCGTGTCCCGCTGCCCGGCGAAGCCGTGGCGCTTTATGGCGCCGGCGAACCCCCGGCCACGGCTGGTGCCGGTCACGTCCACCACATCGCCGGGGCGGAAGACCTCCACGGTGATGGTCTGTCCCGGCTGTACCCCGCCGCTGGGGCCGCGCAGCTCGCGCAGGGTCCGCTGGGGGGCGACCCGGGCCCCGGCGTAGACGCCACGCAGCGGCCGAGAGAGCCGTCGCTCCCGGACCTCGCCCACACCCACCTGCAGCGCCTCGTACCCGTGGCGCTCCCGGGTCTTCACCGCCACCACCACATTGGGCGGGGCCTCCACCAGGGTCACCGGCACGAGGTGGCCGGCCTGGTCGAAGAGCTGCGTCATGCCCACCTTCCGTCCTACGATCGCCGTCATGCCCCCCACCCCATGGCCGTGTCGGTACGTTCCCCGCCTCCCGGTGCACTCCACCGCCGCATGGCCCTACAGTTTGATCTCGATGTCCACACCCGCAGGGAGGTCCAGGTGCATCAGCGCGTCCACCGTCTTCTGCGTCGGCTCCAGGATGTCGATCAGCCGCTTGTGCGTGCGCAGCTCAAAATGCTCCATGGACTCCTTGTCGATATGCGG
This portion of the Armatimonadota bacterium genome encodes:
- the rplC gene encoding 50S ribosomal protein L3, giving the protein MTAIVGRKVGMTQLFDQAGHLVPVTLVEAPPNVVVAVKTRERHGYEALQVGVGEVRERRLSRPLRGVYAGARVAPQRTLRELRGPSGGVQPGQTITVEVFRPGDVVDVTGTSRGRGFAGAIKRHGFAGQRDTHGVSLMHRAVGSIGSSNVGRVWPGKRMPGRFGNQRVTVRGLQVVKVEPERNLIYLRGAVPGVRGGLLLLRGARDRGRAARKRAKGRERA